The sequence AGTGTAAATAATGTGGAAAAATATgtgataggtaaataaaattgagTTTTCAATGTGCAGATCCTCATGTACGTATCGCAGGCAGGCCTGATGATGTACGACTGGCACGGGAGAAGATTATGCAGCTACTGGACACCAGGGTAAGATTATGGCCTTAATCCATACTGTATTGTCCTAGATTaaagtttatctgtctgtcttttaccTTGACCAAAGGCTCGGAGAGCATAGAAACGAGCaaaagataattttaaattcaaaatttctaCGGGATTTACTATAGCTGTAAGAAGTTGTGtaatatttataagtaggtaaggtaTTTGGCATTgcacaaataatttatttcagttaAGTTCgagtctattattatttatctgttagtgtagtagataggtagatagtaTACTCATATATTCATACTATGATACAAATGAATAATAACTTGAATTgcctatttctttttatttctgtGGATCTCTTATCTTTAATTCATGtctcatttttcatttttaataaaGATGTACATAATAGTTCATTTAGCATTAGGTAATGCCCGGGACgttgttcacgtggatttagatttttttaagaatcccgtgggaacttttatttttcgggGCATAAAAAACTTATGTTTGATATCTCTGTACTtactaaattttatcaaaaatggTAAAACATatgagccgtgaaaacctagcagacagacaaaccgacagacacaatttcgctttttaaattttataattttattatactgaTATATTGTATGGATAACAAGCGCCTAGGCTGCCGAGTGCCTTGGGCCGGTGCACATTGCTTACCGtaggttttttattcattacaaGTTAAGTTAAGgtgcgcgggtgacgtgcgggtgtgcggggcgtcccccagcctcattccccgattgccatctcgaccagtCGCGTACTACATCTTAGGAGGATCAAACTGTTAGTAAATTGGGGGTATTTTTTGTCCGCAGAGTAACCGTGTCACCATGAAGATAGACGTGAGCTACACAGATCACTCGCACATCATTGGCAAGGTGAGTGACGGCCAATTAAATTATGCTAatagttagtacctacttacctacttgctaAGTATTTAATTGATAATGTAGGTCACGTCGGTAGCATGGGCGGTAAAAATGACCGATAGGAGTTTCGTTCAATAGGGATGATGCCTACGTCAAAAATTAACGCGTTTGGCAGGGCGTTGTAATTACATATTGTGacatttactatttatattttttaacccccgacccaaaaagaggggtgttataagtttgacgtgtgtatctgtgtatctgtgtgtctgtgtatctgtgtatctgtctgtggcatcgtagcgcctaaacgaatgaacctacTTACGAACGAGTAAAatgaatttactttttttttgtttgaaaggtggcttgatcgagagtgttcttagctataatccaaaaaaattggttcagccgtttaagagttatcagctcttttctagttttcttgtcgaaaagaaggttagataaccgttaggttcataatattatgtcaattgacaaatgtcaagctgtcaagatggacgttgcctaggtacataattatttatttgaaaatgatgttttggaaaactcagatactttagatcgtaggcgcggaatagtccaagaaaatcagttcagccgtttgaagtcttttcggtcttttctagttactgtaaccttcacttgtcggaggtgttataaatttttaatttacacttgtattgacGAATATTAATGGTATAATAGACATAAGTATAgtatgatttagttttttcgtgaacacattttaactttttttgtgatggaatCACACATTCAGtcttcggattttttcttttactggtgctataagacctacctgccaaatttcatgattctaggtcaacgaaaagtacctaccctataggttttcttgacagacacgacagacagacagaaaataaagtgatcctataagggttccgtttttttttaaattccggaaacctaaaaatttgactttatactttgacataagattttttacacctttattacctgttatctcccaaagccaccaagATCAAAACTTCATAGCCGCTGGTCGTTCCTCCTTGTGATGGGGACCATACGCAGaggaactttcagcttttataaaataacgaagatctggcacacgttggctcttagtccataagtaAACCCACTTGTGTAGTTTAGTTTACCACATTTAGCTTAGTCGAGTTTGATCTCCCTCCACCTAGCTACTCTTCTTAGTGGCGATCAGCGggttgattcgctaactcagtgtctaacactgaatgatagccaccgagttcactttttaatccattgaagattttctACGAAGAAATATTTAAgatcacccagtgaagcagcaatgtagaaccaaccaacctcggtggctatcattcagtgtcagacactgagttagctgATCCACAGTTACGAACGAAAGGCCGACTGGACTGGAGAGAGAGAAACGCCTTTATAAAATGAAtagctaatttatttatttgcgttTAGTTTGTATTtgctaaaaaaaatcattattataatttctttgtaatttttttacatgtaattatttaagtcgaatgataaaattgattattaCTAAGTAATTGTCATTCAGGTTTATACTTTACTTGGTAATGTGATATGGTCACTACAGACAGAGCACCggtctcctctctgaatgagaaggtttttggctatagtctaccacgctggccaagtgcgtcaAATAATGGTCAAATCCatgaaataaatagaaaaagtcTTTTTGTCTTTTCGTTAACAGTACGTGTTAACTGTAATAAAAGGACATTAGCTAtattaactactagctgatgcccgcagcttcgcccgcgtggattggtcagatcccctgcagcatcaggattgaggagttggactccaaattttttatgaaacaatgtcgcaaagttcctctatcgattaaaaaagaaatgacccaaatcggttcagaaatctcggagatttcgatgtacataggtagaaaaacacaactccctttttgaaagtcggttaaaaaagtagcctatgttactccctggtcaattctttacttgtctgtgaaaatcccgtcaaaatcggttcagccgttcccaagattagccttttcaaacagacagacagacagacagacagacaaaaattttaaaaacgtgtgattcagttatagtatcgttcaaataaccatatgaccttaatatgcggtagttatttcgaaattacagacagacactccaattttatttattagtatagatgattaatattaaaatcgaatttgaaatatgctttattgtacattatatcataaaaaaaaacataaaacattACACAGCAGAAATAGTaagtagtacaatttggcggccatATCGCTTTGAAGCGATCTCTGCCAGGCAACCACGTTATAGAGGATAAAATGACTAGTGAGTAtattagtcaaagtcaaagtcaaaatcatttattcaaagtaggtacaattgtactccttttgatggtcgaaattgttaaatttgtacgatatagtggtgataattaattacgtaacttaaaactaaagctacgagggttccaaacgcgcccaagtctgagaagagcccacaacaaactcagccgggtattattattatttactagggcGGACAGACGATCAAGCGTGTGATGGAGGAGACAGGGTGTCACATCCATTTCCCGGACTCCAACCGTACCAGTGCCCAGGAGAAGAGCAACCAAGTGTCCATCGCTGGCGAAATGGACCGCGTGGAACGCGCTAGAGCTCGCGTGCGGGTAAACAACCATTTTAATAGCATTCTACTGTCTTTTAGGCTCTTCTAGAGTTgagagaaattattattttttaattcactactagatgatgcccgcgacttcgtccgcgtggatttaggttttttgaaatcccgtgggaactctttgattttccgggataaaaagtagcctatgtgctaatcctggatattatctatctccattccaaatttcagccaaatccgtccagtagtttttgcgtgaaggagtaacaaacatacacacacacacacacacatacaaactttcgcctttataatattagtataaagatgtgtggtctaagatgggacacgtttacctagaagatgcctattcactcattTTTAAAGATATTCGAATTGTAAttagtaggaaacacagatcgcggaagagtattccaaaccttagccatgcgtatgaggtaTGATGACGCAAAATGTTTCaagcgtgtagatggaatgtggACGACATACCTAATTCCGGATTTCAGATTTGTTTGGGCGGAAGTCCGTATTTAAAATGGCCatcaaacagaacagctgtttttgTACcgctttctttttctttcatgTAGTTAGTGCTATagattaaaagttttaatttttacttacatCAAATAAGGATAAGAGCAAATTAGAAGTCCGGTGTGGTCTTAAACGTTACTTATGAATTCCAGGCATATTTTATATCACTAAAATTATatcctactagaggatgcccgcggcttcacctgcgtggatttcgattttttgaaatcccataagaactctttgattttccaggatgaaaagtagcctatgtccttccccgggatgtatctcatgtctgtaccaaatttaattaaaatcggttcagcggttgggccgtgaaaacgtagcagacggacagacagacagacagacacactttcgcatttataatattagtatggattatatgtctttttaaaagtttattttccctCTCTCAGGCGTCGTAACTCGTGTTCCCCACTGTAGAGTGAATTTTGACCTCTTTCCATCACATTATGACTAGTGTTTTCTACCCTGTTATGTTCTTAGGCGTTGACTCCTCTGGTGTTCTGCTTCGAGCTACCGATCACAACGCAGTCGCAGCCCGACATCAACGCGCCCTACGTGCAGCAGATACAGGAGCAGTACAAAGTGCAGGTGAGAGCCAACACAGCACTGTCATGTGTCAGCTAACCCCTAACCTGAACACATTTTACTTACTCTTATTTGTTGCCAGGTGATGCTGCGAAACCGTCCTAAGCTGCACGCCAACTTGCTGGTAGTGAAGGGGGTGCAGTGGGAGGTGAACGCTACTATGGAAGCCACCACGCTGCTCATGAATTATATGTGCGGACAGCTAGCGGTCAgtataaaaatacctaaatactaCTAATAAAGGGTTGGTCACAAAGTAATATCTTCTTGAATGAATTCTgacggtaggtaggtaatttctGATGTTATGCGGCCGGCGGCCGGCCTTAAAGCGATGTGGTTATAATCATTTCATATCACATcaattattgaaaatgttagaatgtgcGAGAGAGAAGGAAACTTAGATAACCACACAGTAAACCATATTTTTTGTCTCCAGAGCCAGACCAAAGTCCAAACGACCCTGGAGATATCGCCAATGCACCACCCAGTGGTGATCGGTCGCGGCGCGGAGCAACTCAAGCTCATTATGAACGGAACCCATACTCAGATTATGTTCCCTGACGCGGAAGACCCTAATATACCGACCCTGCGCAAGAGCTGTGTCACTATCACCGGCCAGATCAACGACGTTTACAATGCGAGGCAGCAATTGGTGGTTAGTATATTCTAGTGTCTTTCTAGAAGGTCAAAGAAGATTATGAACGGCACCCACACTCAAATCATGTTCCCTGACGCAGACGACCTTAATATACCGACTCTGATCAAAAGTTGCTTCACTATCACTGGCCAGATCAACGACGTTTACAATGTGAAGCAGCAATTGGTGGTTACGGTTAGTATATTCTAGAAGATCACAGAAGATTATCAACAGCACCCACACTCAGATCGTATTCCCTAacaccgtccgtccgtctgactgtctgtctgccatGCGGTGGTCCGTGGACCGTGAAAGAACTTGCTTGTAGGTACATGGACCATCCATATCTGACCTTCAAGCATTAAATATTGTCCCTACATACATAGCAATTTATTAGGTACGTCTCTTGTGATATATTGTCATGCAAATTCGGGCGTGTGCTATTCTCCAAAGCAATCCAATTATGCCTCAATCCATCAGACTGGCATCTCAAGGTCTTTGCGACCATAAACATTGTCGTCTCCATGCCACTTTATTCATACTTGATAAACCGTGTAAAAAGATGCTCTGTGTAGGTGTTCGTTGTGTGTAACGTCGGGTGGCCTTCAATCATAAAGGGCTTGATCGACATACGAGGTTTACCGCGATAttgcctttgtaatattagtgtgatgtgattcgAAATGAAAATTATGTGTGTACAGGGAAGCCTCCCCCTAGTCGTGATCTTTGACGTGCCAGAAGCCAGTTTCCGTGCGGACGCCAACGAAACCGAGCGTCTGATGAGCCAGCACAACGTGCTCATCACTGTGCGTCCCAAGCCCAAGCAGGGCATCACTTCCGTCGTCATCAAGGGCATCGAGAGATGCGCTGGTAAGGCATATCCTATACTTGCGCTGCAAGCGAGCTGCCGTGCGGATGGCGAGGAGACTGAGCGTCTGATGAGCCAGCACAACGTGCTCATCACTGTGCGTCCCAAGCCCAAGCAGGGCATCACTTCCGTCGTCATCAAGGGCATCGAGAGATGCGCTGGTAAGGCATATCCTATACTTGCGCTGCAAGCGAGCTGCCGTGCGGATGGCGATGAGACTGAGCGTCTGATGAGCCAGCACAACGTGCTCATCACTGTGCGTCCCAAGCCCAAGCAGGGCATCACTTCCGTCGTCATCAAGGGCATCGAGAGATGCGCTGGTAAGGCATATCCTATACTTGCGCTGCAAGCGAGCTGCCGTGCGGATGGCGATGAGACTGAGCGTCTGATGAGCCAGCACAACGTGCTCATCACTGTGCGTCCCAAGCCCAAGCAGGGCATCACTTCCGTCGTCATCAAGGGCATCGAGAGATGCGCTGGTAAGGCATATCCTATACTTGCGCTGCAAGCGAGCTGCTGTGCGGATGGCGATGAGACTGAGCGTCTGATGAGCCAGCACAACGTGCTCATCACTGTGCGTCCCAAGCCCAAGCAGGGCATCACTTCCGTCGTCATCAAGGGCATCGAGAGATGCGCTGGTAAGGCATATCCTATACTTGCGCTGCAAGCGAGCTGCCGTGCGGATGGCGATGAGACTGAGCGTCTGATGAGCCAGCACAACGTGCTCATCACTGTGCGTCCCAAGCCCAAGCAGGGCATCACTTCCGTCGTCATCAAGGGCATCGAGAGATGCGCTGGTAAGGCATATCCTATACTTGCGCTGCAAGCGAGCTGCCGTGCGGATGGCGATGAGACTGAGCGTCTGATGAGCCAGCACAACGTGCTCATCACTGTGCGTCCCAAGCCCAAGCAGGGCATCACTTCCGTCGTCATCAAGGGCATCGAGAGATGCGCTGGTAAGGCATATCCTATACTTGCGCTGCAAGCGAGCTGCCGTGCGGATGGCGATGAGACTGAGCGTCTGATGAGCCAGCACAACGTGCTCATCACTGTGCGTCCCAAGCCCAAGCAGGGCATCACTTCCGTCGTCATCAAGGGCATCGAGAGATGCGCTGGTAAGGCATATCCTATACTTGCGCTGCAAGCGAGCTGCCGTGCGTATGGCGATGAGACTGAGCGTCTGATGAGCCAGAACAACGTGCTTATCACTGCGTCCCTTAACCCAAGCAGGGCATCATCTTCGTCGTCATCAAGGGCATCGAGAGATGCGCCGGCAATAATTTAATActgcgctcgcttcgcttgtGCCTATTAATGTTTTTCCTTTGAACTCCCAAAACCAAATTAATACAGAATCAGATTTCGACCTTAAGCCGAACAAAAGGTGCCCGTCTTAAATTCACGTCGGGAACATCGTccacagaagtttttttttaacatcctataagatttttttattttaccggGATACAATAAGCTGACATCTTATAGTGTCTAAAGATTTGCATCTGCTTAAATCAATGGAGAAGTTCGTAAAGATTCGTAATCGGTTCAGGATTCCGGAACCTAATTCCTGGATAAACTACGTATACTAAATATTAAGATGTAATTATCCTTACAGGCGATATCTATGAGGTGCGCCGCGAATTACTTGGCGGCAGCGAGCCTTCCGTCACCGTGGAAATCCCCGAATCCTACAACATCCCAGCGGGCACCAGGGCTATGCCAAACTTTAGCCCGTTCAATCCCTTCTCGCCAACCCCAGTGCCAGTAAACACCTCTCCGCGCTCGCAGTACAACCTCCAACTTCTCACCGACTTGGCCAATTATAACCTTGGCAGCCCAATGTATGGTCACGGTCCCCCTACTCCTGGTGGTTACCCGGCACCAATATCCCCGTTGACTATGACACCGCCAATATTCCCGGGATGGATTATACCGTCGCCACAGCCTCGCCCTGGAGCCTTCCACTTCCCGGGAATGGCTGCCAACCCGGGACCCAACATGTACAAGACCCAGGCATCTTGGAACCGTGAGTGTATTCTTTTATAGTTCTCCATTTATTGTTTCTAACTTTTATCAGGCTTAGCAGAGACTTAGCCAACTTGGTAAACCTTGGCAGTTCAATTGGTCAAGGATTGCTTCACAATGAGTAAATGTAATGAATCCTCTCAACTTGGCTCTAACTTGACCAACTTGGCTAATCTTGGCAGTCCAATGTACGGCCACGGTCCCCCTACGCCTGATGGTAACTTGGCAAACTTTGCACCTTGgcaccccaacgtctatcgggtTTCGATTTCGACTTGGTAGTTTGcaaatttattaaacaaaatattggaaaagaGATTAAAATGATGATTTTGTTCACAGAGATGTCTGGTACCGCTGATGTGACGTCATGTGCACAAATGCCGCATGACCAGAGACACGtaagttaaaactttaacttggtatgcaaggtgtaaccagaacgctagcaaaacttagcgttattattatactaccttagcACAATCCAATGGCAATAGCCATTGCCTTAAATCTTGTAGTGATAACATTAAATTCAAAGCTTCGATTGAACACCCCTAtaatatcaacacttgctggcaaactcagctctgGCAAATTCAAAATACGCTCTATAGGTACGTCATCTCAGCCTAAGATGTAAGTTGTCTAGATTTGAGCCTTGCTCGCGTTTTCCAGAcatttttgtcttttttttttgccGGGGTTTAATCTTCCAAAGACTTGAGCATATTAATTTTTCTGTATCAGATGATGAGCTCGAGCTCGCAGGCGAGCAGCAGCGGCTACCAGAGCAACTTCACCGGCAGCTCCATATCGCTCGACACGCAGAACATTTccggtaatattttattatagcgCAGGCGATTTGAACGAAATCTCGAAACAAAGTAGTTTTGATTATTGGCACATGAGTTATTAGTTATTTGACCTTACGCTCTTAGAAGTATGTCTTCAAAAGTTCCTATCACTAGGATGTCGGCTTTCCCCTGTCCGCCCCAAAATAAATGTTTCCCGATTGTGGTGttgctgaataataataaattaactcCGCAAAATCTATTAGAGCTATGAAAAATCCGTCAATAGCAAAAATAATTCTAACTAACTACAACAGATAGAACTAATAGTTTCagaaatacatttaaaaaattaagtcctcgtttgcgagtctgactcgcacttgaccatttacttttatttttatatttgttcaGGCACCGCCAGCAACGTGGGTTCTCCCTCAGTGTCGCCGATCAGCAACCACGTCAGCATCCACAGCCCCACGGCTTCCACCAGCAACAGTTCCACGTCCACGGACGCTGATCGCACGCAACAAGGTtaaacttaggctgagatctattgaGCACactagggtgagatctataaatCGCATTCAGACTTTGCTTATACTTaagccagagttaaaacgagacagatgtatatctctcacgtaaatctgtctcgttttaactcaattttaagtctgagcaaagtcaaagtgcgctttataaatctcacccttagacttagctcagacttaagactctgttaaaacgagactgcgttataccgctggcataaatctgtctcgttttaactgaaactcaagtctaagcaaagtcaaagtgcactctgtTGATTTCAACCTTAGGGCCAGCGCACATCTAGCGAGGCAAACCATTAGGAAGTTCATGACAGCTGGGAAACGAAGAATTATTTTGTTCTAAAGTCATTTtcttccattccattccatcagcctgtatgcgtccactgctgggcataggcttTTCCAAGtccgcgccaccaaacacggtcctccgccttcctcatccacccgctccccgccaccttcttcaggtcatcggtccagcagaCTGCAGGTCATCCCACGCAGGGCTTTCCGACGGTCTCCaatccagaacacgtctgcctcaTCAGCCGTCGGTTCatgacagacatgacctgcccacagcttgctaatcctttgagctatgtcggtcgcttttgttcttctgcgaatttcctcgttccgtaTTTTATCCCTGAGAATAATACCCAatatagctcgctccatagtgCGCTGAGCGGCTTTTCAGACATTTTGTCagtaatttttaacaaattatatattttttattaattatggAAATGGCTTTActgatatacttaaataatataacatttaaaTAGATTTGGCGAACATAATTTCGGAACTACCGATATCGGATCGTCGCGCTGTTGGCTGCGAGAAGAAAACGTTGGAGACTCTCAAGATCTCCCCGCCTTCCGAATACAGAAAGTTGCAGGCCGAAGCCAGTAAGGTACGTACTACATGTCGGATACTGCAAGCACTTATTGTACgacgagtttttatttttcttttgaatttattttatttatttcatcatcatcatcaatcaattAACATCAGGTGAATCCACCTGCTCATTTGTTGCTATATAAAAAAGCGAGTCAGTATTAATGTGTGAAAACTTTcactaattaaaaattataataaaaatctttacttgaaagtgttcagtttaagaaatcagtcaaaataatgagtttgacgtgagttactcgatactctgactaatttcttaaactggacacttcCAAGTagttaaagatttttatataaacctgtggagctGGTACTGCCGTTGGAGCTATTATGAATAcgataagcctactttgtcgtattagtttacaaatcgcgaaaaaccaaatttttgaattttgctgGCAGACTCTTGTCgtgcactttaaaaaaaatattgagaaaCATTCtaggtacaaattaaaaaaaagtagtttgtaggtacatacattctCGTTCAGAAAATGGCAATCACCAGACTTCAACATAGTGCTTCTCTAGTGGCCTAAAggttttacaagtaggtacatttacggTTTGGCCGAATATTGGCTGAATACCTATTCGGCTATTTCGCCCATCTATTAATCATACCAACGTTTGCAGGCCATGCAGGAGTCTGTAGGAGGCGGGTACCGAGTGCCAAACAACCGCTGGTCGGGATACTTCTTCAGCCAAACCTCGCCCGGGCCCTTGAACCTGCAAGAGAATGGAGGCATGACCACGGTAAGAACCCTCGTGTTTTCCTGCTTGAATAGGCTATTTTGTCaattttgggttccgtacctcaaaaggaaaatccgaaccctaataggatcactttgttgtctatctgtctctctgtctatccgtctgtcccgGTTATCCCGGCAAACTTGGTTGGTTATTCCtccacttgagcattaaagccaaCATGCTTCAAGCAGGAAGAATCGCCGGATTAAGCTGTGTTATGTGTGGCACAACGCGAAAACAGGTTCCAGCTCAGCATAACGCTGTATGCCTTGAtacactaaggttgaaatctatagggcgcactttgactttgcttagacttaagtttcagttaaaaagagacagatttatgccagcggtataacgctgtctcattttaacagtgtaaGTCTGAGGAAAGTCAAATTGCGCTCTATATTCTCAGCCTAATAGCATACAGCGCTGGTTTTAAGCAAGGATCCTGAACGGGGTGATACAGTAATTACATGTTTTTGTCGCTTACAGCCTGAAAGGGGTTGGAATCGTTCGGAGTTATCGCGTCCCAATATTATGGTGACTTCGCCTCCACAACGAGCCTCGCCGTCCACGTCGTCTCATTCGCACACCCCGTCGCCCGCGCAGTCTCACACTCCGTCGCCCGCGCAGTCACATACGCAGTCGCCCGCGCAGTCGCACACGCAATCGCCGGCGCAGTCACACACGCAGTCGCCAGCACAGTCGCTCATGCCGTCGCCACCAAAAAGGAAACCATGCACCTACCAGATGCTGTACGATCTGCTCAGAGACCGCGGCCTCTACAAGTATATCGGTGAGCATATTACGGCGACTCGCAACGAGCCTCGCCGTCCACGTCGTCGGCGTATTCACACACGCCGTCGCCCGGCAGTCGCATACACTATCGCCACCAAACAGTAAGCTATGCACCTACCAGATGCTGTGCGATTTGCTGAGATGCTCTACAAATATATTGGTGAGCATATTACGGGGACTTCGCAACCAGCCACGCCACCAAAAAGGAAACCATGCACCTATCAGTTGCTGTACGATCAGCTGAGAAACCGCAGTCACTACAAGTATAATGTCCTTAAGTTACTCAAGTTTAACACTCTCCAATTTTGTGCCAAAGTTACTTCAACTTTGTTCTACGCTTAGATCTGAATATAGGGTAATTCTTAAACCCGCTAATAAACTAAACAATTGTTTGCAGAATTGTTCAAGAGGCACGAGCTGGACTTGCCCACATTCGCATCGCTGAACGAGGGTGACCTCATCGAGATTGGAGTGTCTGCCTTCGGTGCGCGCAAGAAGATGCTGTCAATCATGGCTGGTGAGTGTTGTGTTACCAACTGGCACTGTtcccgagtagggttg comes from Maniola jurtina chromosome 17, ilManJurt1.1, whole genome shotgun sequence and encodes:
- the LOC123873702 gene encoding protein bicaudal C homolog 1 isoform X1 produces the protein MASTNFLTAKSRLSEFKNSSDKDTISEASESGTSNSVTSAEDLQKLAVILGLNSVEDVYQERFRVDRRRLEAMLAENLEESQTAQAFFHRVMNETNTLINWPARLKIGARSKKDPHVRIAGRPDDVRLAREKIMQLLDTRSNRVTMKIDVSYTDHSHIIGKGGQTIKRVMEETGCHIHFPDSNRTSAQEKSNQVSIAGEMDRVERARARVRALTPLVFCFELPITTQSQPDINAPYVQQIQEQYKVQVMLRNRPKLHANLLVVKGVQWEVNATMEATTLLMNYMCGQLASQTKVQTTLEISPMHHPVVIGRGAEQLKLIMNGTHTQIMFPDAEDPNIPTLRKSCVTITGQINDVYNARQQLVGSLPLVVIFDVPEASFRADANETERLMSQHNVLITVRPKPKQGITSVVIKGIERCAGKAYPILALQASCRADGDETERLMSQHNVLITVRPKPKQGITSVVIKGIERCAGKAYPILALQASCRADGDETERLMSQHNVLITVRPKPKQGITSVVIKGIERCAGKAYPILALQASCCADGDETERLMSQHNVLITVRPKPKQGITSVVIKGIERCAGKAYPILALQASCRADGDETERLMSQHNVLITVRPKPKQGITSVVIKGIERCAGKAYPILALQASCRADGDETERLMSQHNVLITVRPKPKQGITSVVIKGIERCAGKAYPILALQASCRADGDETERLMSQHNVLITVRPKPKQGITSVVIKGIERCAGDIYEVRRELLGGSEPSVTVEIPESYNIPAGTRAMPNFSPFNPFSPTPVPVNTSPRSQYNLQLLTDLANYNLGSPMYGHGPPTPGGYPAPISPLTMTPPIFPGWIIPSPQPRPGAFHFPGMAANPGPNMYKTQASWNQMSGTADVTSCAQMPHDQRHMMSSSSQASSSGYQSNFTGSSISLDTQNISGTASNVGSPSVSPISNHVSIHSPTASTSNSSTSTDADRTQQDLANIISELPISDRRAVGCEKKTLETLKISPPSEYRKLQAEASKAMQESVGGGYRVPNNRWSGYFFSQTSPGPLNLQENGGMTTPERGWNRSELSRPNIMVTSPPQRASPSTSSHSHTPSPAQSHTPSPAQSHTQSPAQSHTQSPAQSHTQSPAQSLMPSPPKRKPCTYQMLYDLLRDRGLYKYIELFKRHELDLPTFASLNEGDLIEIGVSAFGARKKMLSIMAELRKQPRTFDAPAAPTEVRLLNSPTQYNTAARTQDNW